A genome region from Geobacter pickeringii includes the following:
- the dnaN gene encoding DNA polymerase III subunit beta gives MEFKIDKDTFSRALQKIQGIVEKRNTMPILSNVLIEANDGRIELTATDLEVGMKSSYETTITREGKITVSAKKLYEIIKELPDETITFSTKENDWVEIRCGKAHFSIVGLSPEEFPYFPKVNEESFIRIESRLLAEMIEKTAYAICFDETKYNLNGIFVKTVEEEGRALLRMVATDGHRLSITEKEFAGAMQSEMAKGIIFPKKGIFELKKMCEEEATELSLGFMDNSAVIKKGNTVVVMRLVDGEFPDYTRVVPVANDKIVTVAREPFFHSLRRMSILSSEKFKGIKMEIETERMVISSSNPELGEASEELDAAYGNVPLSIRFNAKYLIDVLSVLSESEVALVLRDELSPAIVKPAGVEGFTAVIMPMRL, from the coding sequence ATGGAATTCAAGATTGACAAGGATACGTTTTCGCGAGCCCTCCAGAAGATCCAGGGAATCGTCGAGAAGCGCAACACCATGCCGATTCTCTCCAATGTCCTCATCGAGGCAAACGATGGCCGGATCGAACTGACCGCCACCGATCTCGAGGTGGGCATGAAGAGCTCCTATGAGACCACCATCACCCGGGAGGGAAAGATCACCGTCTCGGCAAAGAAGCTCTACGAGATCATCAAGGAACTCCCCGACGAAACCATCACGTTCTCCACCAAGGAGAACGACTGGGTGGAGATCCGTTGCGGCAAGGCCCACTTCAGCATTGTCGGCCTTTCCCCCGAAGAATTCCCCTATTTCCCGAAGGTGAACGAAGAGAGCTTCATCCGGATCGAGAGCCGCCTCCTGGCGGAGATGATTGAAAAGACCGCCTATGCCATCTGCTTCGACGAGACCAAGTACAACCTGAATGGCATCTTCGTGAAGACGGTGGAGGAGGAAGGACGGGCGCTCCTGCGGATGGTGGCCACCGACGGCCATCGCCTCTCCATCACCGAGAAGGAGTTCGCCGGCGCAATGCAGTCCGAGATGGCCAAGGGGATCATCTTCCCGAAAAAGGGGATCTTCGAACTGAAGAAGATGTGCGAGGAGGAAGCCACGGAGCTCTCCCTCGGCTTCATGGACAACAGCGCCGTCATCAAGAAGGGTAACACCGTGGTGGTGATGCGGCTCGTGGATGGCGAGTTTCCCGATTACACCCGCGTCGTGCCGGTGGCCAACGACAAGATCGTCACCGTCGCCCGGGAGCCGTTTTTCCATTCGCTGCGCCGGATGTCGATCCTCTCCAGCGAGAAATTCAAGGGGATCAAGATGGAGATCGAGACCGAGCGGATGGTGATCTCCTCCAGCAACCCCGAGCTCGGCGAGGCATCGGAGGAGCTCGACGCCGCCTATGGCAACGTGCCGCTCTCGATTCGCTTCAACGCCAAGTACCTCATCGACGTCCTCTCGGTCCTCAGCGAGAGCGAAGTGGCGCTGGTGCTGCGGGACGAGCTCTCCCCCGCCATCGTGAAGCCCGCCGGCGTCGAAGGGTTCACCGCGGTCATCATGCCGATGAGACTGTAG
- the gyrB gene encoding DNA topoisomerase (ATP-hydrolyzing) subunit B — MADEQNYDYGADKIKVLEGLAAVRKRPAMYIGSTASQGLHHLVYEIVDNSIDEALAGYCDEVNVTIHLDGSVTVVDNGRGIPTDMHPTEGRSAAEVVLTVLHAGGKFDNTSYKVSGGLHGVGVSVVNALSKKLELEIRRNGTVYRQSYSCGDPQTPLEVTGETKKRGTKITFLPDDTIFETTEFSFDVLSQRLRELAFLNAGVRITIADEREEGKRHDFHYEGGIVSFVEYLNRNRTSLHPKPIYFKGEKGGVEIEVALQYNDSYDEKVFTFANNINTHEGGTHLVGFRAALTRTMNTYATANELLKKEKVAISGEDLREGLTAVISVKIPQPQFEGQTKTKLGNSEVKGYVESLMNEKLAVFLEENPKVAKDIIGKSIEAARAREAARKARELTRRKGALDISNLPGKLADCQERDPALCELYLVEGDSAGGSAKQGRDRKFQAILPLKGKILNVEKARFDKMLSSQEIGTLITALGTGIGKDDFDVAKLRYHRIIVMTDADVDGSHILTLLLTFFFRQMPEIVERGHLYIAQPPLYKVKRGRRELYLRNEAALQSYLLEEGTEDMVLFLESGEKSYSGKQIIPVLKQLVEFRALLDKVVRKGINEELVRVLLRLRVKPGIEDMGQLIPALANLSQVYEGADFNPLEDGRVIVRLGNLRIALDQHTLDLIGSYEYGLLAESHRKVREIFGDGRAVVSSEGNELFATTIGLELLSFFMDSAKKGLSIQRYKGLGEMNPEQLWETTMEPTNRTLLQVKIEDAVEADTIFTILMGDQVEPRRDFIEQNALNVSNLDI; from the coding sequence ATGGCTGACGAACAGAATTACGATTACGGTGCAGACAAGATCAAGGTCCTCGAGGGGCTCGCGGCGGTCCGCAAGCGCCCCGCCATGTACATCGGCTCCACGGCGAGCCAGGGGCTCCACCACCTGGTCTACGAGATCGTCGACAACTCCATCGACGAGGCCCTGGCCGGCTACTGCGACGAGGTGAACGTCACCATCCACCTGGACGGCTCGGTGACGGTGGTGGACAACGGCCGCGGCATCCCCACCGATATGCATCCGACGGAGGGGAGGTCGGCGGCGGAGGTGGTCCTGACAGTCCTCCACGCCGGCGGCAAGTTCGACAACACATCCTACAAGGTCTCCGGCGGCCTCCACGGCGTCGGGGTCTCGGTGGTGAACGCCCTTTCCAAGAAGCTGGAGCTGGAGATCCGCCGCAACGGCACGGTCTATCGCCAGTCTTACTCCTGCGGCGATCCCCAGACCCCTCTCGAGGTGACGGGAGAGACGAAGAAGCGGGGGACCAAGATCACCTTCCTCCCCGACGACACCATCTTCGAGACCACCGAATTCTCCTTCGACGTCCTGTCGCAACGGCTGCGGGAGCTGGCGTTCCTCAACGCCGGGGTCCGGATTACCATTGCCGACGAGCGGGAGGAGGGGAAGCGCCACGACTTCCACTACGAGGGGGGGATCGTCTCCTTCGTGGAGTACCTGAACCGTAACCGGACCTCTCTCCATCCGAAGCCGATCTACTTCAAGGGGGAAAAAGGGGGGGTCGAGATAGAGGTGGCCCTCCAGTACAACGACTCCTACGACGAGAAGGTCTTCACCTTCGCCAACAACATCAACACCCACGAGGGGGGTACCCACCTGGTGGGGTTCCGGGCGGCGCTGACCCGCACCATGAACACCTACGCCACCGCCAACGAGCTCCTCAAGAAGGAGAAGGTGGCCATCTCCGGCGAGGACCTGCGGGAGGGGCTCACGGCGGTCATCTCGGTCAAGATCCCTCAGCCGCAGTTCGAGGGGCAGACCAAGACCAAGCTCGGCAACTCCGAGGTGAAGGGGTACGTGGAATCCCTCATGAACGAGAAGCTGGCGGTCTTCCTGGAGGAGAACCCGAAGGTCGCAAAAGACATTATCGGGAAATCCATCGAGGCGGCCCGGGCCCGGGAGGCGGCGCGGAAAGCGCGCGAACTGACCCGGCGCAAGGGGGCCCTCGACATCTCCAACCTCCCCGGCAAGCTCGCCGACTGTCAGGAGCGGGACCCGGCGCTGTGCGAACTCTACCTGGTCGAGGGTGACTCCGCCGGCGGCTCCGCCAAGCAGGGGCGCGACCGGAAGTTCCAGGCGATCCTCCCCCTCAAGGGGAAGATCCTCAACGTGGAGAAGGCCCGCTTCGACAAGATGCTCTCCTCCCAGGAGATCGGGACCCTCATCACGGCGCTCGGCACCGGCATCGGCAAGGACGACTTCGACGTGGCCAAGCTCCGCTACCACCGGATCATCGTCATGACCGACGCCGACGTGGACGGCTCCCACATCCTGACGCTCCTCCTCACCTTCTTCTTCCGGCAGATGCCGGAGATCGTGGAACGGGGGCACCTCTACATCGCCCAGCCGCCGCTCTACAAGGTGAAGCGGGGACGCAGGGAGCTCTATCTCCGCAACGAGGCGGCGCTTCAGAGCTACCTCCTGGAGGAGGGGACCGAGGATATGGTTCTCTTCCTGGAGAGCGGCGAGAAGAGCTACAGCGGCAAGCAGATCATTCCGGTCCTCAAGCAGCTGGTGGAGTTCCGGGCGCTCCTCGACAAGGTGGTGCGCAAGGGGATCAACGAGGAGCTCGTGCGGGTGCTCCTGCGACTGCGAGTGAAGCCCGGCATCGAGGATATGGGCCAGCTCATCCCCGCCCTGGCGAACCTTTCCCAGGTCTACGAAGGGGCCGACTTCAACCCGCTGGAGGACGGGCGCGTCATTGTACGCCTCGGCAACCTCCGCATCGCCCTCGACCAGCACACCCTGGACCTGATCGGTTCCTACGAGTACGGGCTCCTGGCCGAGAGCCACCGCAAGGTCCGGGAGATCTTCGGCGACGGCCGAGCCGTGGTCTCCAGCGAGGGGAACGAGCTCTTCGCCACCACCATCGGCCTGGAGCTCCTCTCCTTCTTCATGGACTCAGCCAAGAAGGGACTCTCCATCCAGCGCTACAAGGGCCTTGGCGAGATGAACCCGGAGCAGCTCTGGGAGACCACCATGGAGCCCACCAACCGGACGCTGCTCCAGGTGAAGATCGAGGACGCCGTGGAGGCCGACACCATCTTCACCATCCTCATGGGAGACCAGGTGGAGCCCCGCCGGGACTTCATCGAGCAGAACGCCTTGAACGTGTCGAACCTCGACATCTGA
- the gyrA gene encoding DNA gyrase subunit A — protein MLEQTLNKTAVNIEDEMKRSYMDYAMSVIIGRALPDVRDGLKPVHRRCLYAMYDMGNDWNKPYKKSARVVGDVIGKYHPHGDAAAYDTIVRMAQDFSLRYPLVDGQGNFGSVDGDSPAAMRYTEIRMEQLAHELLNDIEKETVEMGPNYDGSLQEPLVLPSKFPNLLVNGSSGIAVGMATNIPPHNLSEVVDGIIAVIGNPHLSFEELLALVPGPDFPTGGFIYGREGILQGYRTGRGIVQMRARAFIETHKKTERQSIVVTEIPYQVNKANLITKIAELVREKKIEGISDIRDESDRDGMRIVIDLKRDENPQIILNHLYKQTQMQTSFGINMLAIVAGRPRVLTLRDAIDHFIDHRREIVTRRTIFDLKKAEARAHILEGYKIALDWLDAVIELIRGSKTPAEAKEGLISGLFSDEGWLNKMGLALPAIHDQYQKPVRLTEIQAQEILNLRLHRLTGLERDKILNEYAEILKYIARLKEILASEAEILAIIVGELRELKEKFGDTRRTEIVDRSAEISLEDTIVEEDVVVTVSHTGYIKRTAVSQYRSQRRGGKGKTGMKTKEEDFVEHLFVASSKDFMLFFTDAGKVYQIKVYEIPEGGRATRGKAIVNLLNLQATEQITAILSVKGFDDERNIIMATRQGVVKKSPLREYANIRSGGIIAVNLDDGDKLISVALTDGNQDVLLASTNGKSIRFHEEDARPMGRVSRGVRGMTLEDDDVVIGMEIINPNATGSTIFTVTENGFGKRTELDEYRVQSRSGKGIITIKTTERNGCVVDIMQVTDENDLMLITDQGKILRIPVAQFSVIGRNTQGVKLMTAEQHERIVAVAKLAEKDEGDEGDAAGDEIAEAEVVEE, from the coding sequence ATGCTTGAACAGACCCTGAACAAGACCGCCGTCAACATCGAAGACGAGATGAAGCGCTCGTACATGGACTACGCCATGAGCGTCATCATCGGCCGGGCTCTCCCCGACGTCCGTGATGGACTGAAGCCGGTTCACCGGCGCTGCCTCTACGCCATGTACGACATGGGGAACGATTGGAACAAGCCGTACAAGAAATCGGCCCGCGTGGTCGGTGACGTGATCGGTAAGTACCACCCCCACGGCGACGCGGCCGCCTACGACACCATCGTCCGGATGGCCCAGGACTTCTCGCTCCGCTACCCGCTGGTGGACGGCCAGGGGAACTTCGGTTCCGTGGACGGCGACTCGCCGGCGGCCATGCGGTACACCGAGATCCGGATGGAGCAGCTGGCCCACGAGCTCCTGAACGACATCGAGAAGGAGACCGTGGAGATGGGGCCCAACTACGACGGCTCCCTCCAGGAGCCGCTGGTCCTCCCCTCCAAGTTCCCGAACCTGCTGGTGAACGGCTCCTCCGGCATCGCCGTCGGCATGGCGACCAACATCCCCCCCCACAACCTGTCGGAGGTGGTGGACGGGATCATTGCCGTCATCGGCAACCCCCACCTCTCCTTCGAGGAGCTGCTGGCCCTCGTCCCCGGCCCCGACTTCCCCACCGGCGGCTTCATCTACGGCCGCGAGGGGATCCTCCAGGGGTACCGGACCGGCCGCGGCATCGTCCAGATGCGGGCCCGGGCCTTCATCGAGACCCACAAGAAGACCGAGCGCCAGTCCATCGTCGTCACCGAGATCCCCTATCAGGTGAACAAGGCGAACCTCATCACCAAGATCGCCGAACTGGTGCGGGAGAAGAAGATCGAGGGGATCAGCGACATCCGGGACGAGTCGGACCGGGACGGGATGCGGATCGTTATCGACCTGAAGCGGGACGAGAACCCGCAGATCATCCTCAACCACCTCTACAAGCAGACCCAGATGCAGACCTCCTTCGGCATCAACATGCTCGCCATCGTGGCGGGACGGCCGCGGGTCCTGACGCTGCGGGACGCCATCGACCACTTCATCGACCACCGCCGGGAGATCGTCACCCGCCGCACCATCTTCGATCTGAAGAAGGCCGAGGCCCGGGCCCATATCCTGGAAGGGTACAAGATCGCCCTGGACTGGCTCGACGCGGTCATCGAGCTGATCCGGGGGTCCAAGACCCCGGCGGAGGCCAAGGAAGGGCTCATATCCGGCCTCTTTTCCGACGAGGGGTGGCTGAATAAGATGGGGCTCGCGCTCCCGGCCATCCACGATCAGTACCAGAAACCGGTACGGCTCACCGAGATCCAGGCCCAGGAGATCCTGAACCTGCGGCTCCACCGCCTTACCGGCCTGGAGCGGGACAAGATCCTGAACGAGTACGCCGAGATCCTCAAGTACATCGCCCGGCTGAAGGAGATCCTCGCCTCCGAGGCGGAGATCCTCGCCATAATCGTGGGGGAGCTGCGGGAGCTGAAGGAGAAGTTCGGCGATACCCGCCGCACCGAGATCGTGGACCGGAGCGCCGAGATCTCCCTGGAGGACACCATCGTCGAGGAGGACGTGGTGGTCACCGTCTCCCACACCGGCTACATCAAGCGGACCGCCGTCTCCCAGTACCGCTCCCAGCGCCGGGGCGGCAAGGGGAAGACCGGGATGAAGACCAAGGAAGAGGATTTCGTCGAGCATCTCTTCGTCGCCTCCAGCAAGGACTTCATGCTCTTCTTCACCGACGCGGGGAAGGTGTACCAGATCAAGGTCTACGAGATTCCCGAGGGGGGTCGGGCGACCCGCGGCAAGGCCATCGTCAACCTCCTGAACCTCCAGGCCACCGAGCAGATCACCGCCATCCTCTCGGTGAAGGGTTTCGACGACGAGCGCAACATCATCATGGCGACCCGCCAGGGGGTGGTGAAGAAGAGCCCGCTGCGGGAATACGCCAACATCCGGAGCGGCGGGATCATTGCCGTCAACCTCGACGACGGCGACAAGCTGATCAGCGTCGCCCTCACCGACGGGAACCAGGATGTGCTCCTGGCGTCAACCAACGGCAAGTCGATCCGTTTCCATGAGGAGGATGCCCGCCCCATGGGACGGGTCTCCCGCGGGGTGCGGGGGATGACCCTGGAGGACGACGACGTGGTGATCGGGATGGAGATCATCAACCCCAACGCCACCGGTTCCACCATCTTCACCGTCACCGAGAACGGCTTCGGCAAGCGGACCGAGCTGGACGAGTACCGCGTCCAGTCCCGCAGCGGCAAGGGGATCATCACCATCAAGACCACTGAGCGCAACGGCTGCGTGGTGGACATCATGCAGGTCACCGACGAGAACGACCTGATGCTCATCACCGATCAGGGGAAGATCCTCCGGATCCCCGTGGCCCAGTTCTCGGTCATCGGCCGCAACACCCAGGGGGTGAAGCTCATGACCGCCGAGCAGCACGAGCGGATCGTGGCGGTGGCCAAGCTGGCCGAGAAGGATGAAGGGGACGAGGGGGATGCCGCCGGCGATGAGATCGCCGAGGCGGAGGTGGTGGAGGAGTAG
- the dnaA gene encoding chromosomal replication initiator protein DnaA yields MEEVWHQAQSNMEKVLTQQTFSTWIKPIRFLGTKKNTILLEVPNKFFREWITEKGYLSMIQESIHTLTDSLFVVELKLAPREPSEAKGAAAAPAETGEVAPSPEPKAESDFSSNLNPKYTFDTFVCGGSNQFAHAAAQAVANSPAGKYNPLFIYGGVGLGKTHLITAIGNHALTKNRKARVCFYTSEKFMNEMINSIRYKKMDQFRNKFRKMDILLIDDIQFIAGKEATQEEFFHTFNSLYESHKQIVLTSDKFPKEIPGLEERLRSRFEWGLIADIQPPDTETKIAILRKKAESDHISLPDDVALFLASSATSNVRELEGMLIRLGAVSSLTGKNISLDMAREVLKDIIVDKTKEITVEMIQKYVADHFGIKVSELKSDKRLKVLVVPRQIAIYLCRDLTKASYPEIGERFGGKDHSTIIHSVKKVEKLLTQDFELKSTIENLRKGLLS; encoded by the coding sequence ATGGAAGAAGTGTGGCACCAGGCACAATCCAATATGGAAAAGGTTCTCACCCAGCAGACCTTTTCCACCTGGATCAAGCCGATCCGGTTCCTCGGGACGAAGAAGAACACCATCCTCCTCGAAGTTCCCAACAAATTTTTCAGGGAATGGATCACGGAAAAGGGATACCTCTCCATGATCCAGGAGTCGATCCACACCCTGACCGACTCCCTGTTCGTCGTGGAGCTGAAACTCGCCCCCCGTGAACCGTCTGAGGCAAAGGGAGCTGCCGCTGCGCCAGCGGAGACCGGCGAAGTCGCTCCCTCCCCGGAACCGAAGGCTGAGAGCGACTTCAGCTCGAACCTCAACCCGAAATACACCTTCGACACCTTCGTCTGCGGCGGGAGCAACCAGTTCGCCCACGCGGCGGCCCAGGCCGTGGCCAACTCCCCCGCGGGCAAGTACAACCCGCTCTTCATCTACGGCGGTGTGGGGCTCGGCAAGACCCACCTCATCACCGCCATCGGCAACCATGCCCTGACGAAGAACCGGAAGGCCCGCGTCTGCTTCTATACCTCAGAGAAGTTCATGAACGAGATGATCAACTCGATCCGGTACAAGAAGATGGACCAGTTCCGCAACAAGTTCCGGAAGATGGACATCCTCCTGATCGACGACATCCAGTTCATCGCCGGCAAGGAGGCGACGCAGGAGGAATTTTTCCACACCTTCAACTCCCTCTACGAGTCCCACAAGCAGATCGTTCTCACCTCCGACAAATTCCCGAAGGAAATTCCGGGACTGGAGGAGCGTCTCCGTTCGCGCTTCGAATGGGGACTCATCGCCGACATCCAGCCCCCCGACACCGAGACCAAGATCGCGATCCTGCGCAAGAAGGCGGAAAGCGACCACATCTCCCTTCCCGACGACGTGGCCCTCTTTCTCGCCTCCAGCGCCACCTCCAACGTCAGGGAACTGGAGGGGATGCTGATCCGCCTCGGAGCCGTTTCGAGCCTCACCGGCAAGAACATCTCCCTCGACATGGCCCGCGAGGTCCTCAAGGACATCATCGTCGACAAGACGAAGGAAATCACCGTCGAGATGATTCAGAAATACGTGGCTGACCACTTCGGCATCAAGGTATCGGAGCTGAAATCGGACAAGCGGCTCAAGGTCCTCGTGGTGCCGCGCCAGATCGCCATCTATCTCTGCCGCGACCTGACCAAGGCATCCTATCCCGAGATCGGGGAGCGGTTCGGCGGCAAGGACCACTCCACCATCATCCACTCGGTGAAGAAGGTCGAGAAGCTCCTCACACAGGATTTCGAGCTGAAGAGCACCATCGAGAACCTGCGCAAGGGGCTGTTGAGCTGA
- the recF gene encoding DNA replication/repair protein RecF (All proteins in this family for which functions are known are DNA-binding proteins that assist the filamentation of RecA onto DNA for the initiation of recombination or recombinational repair.) — MLVTKIQIRSFRNIAEEEICFNERFNILHGANGQGKTSILEAIYLLGTMKSFRLARTPDLISWNTPYSVVEGWVQRDGVRREIALYLGREGRKARIDRKPVVRLADFFGAVNAVVFSPEEIGMVRGGPELRRRYLDRAIFSGDLGYLLLYHEYQRLLKQRNAFLKRGERAGLDIWTDQLAEAGARLMAKRLEYLANLEPLVRHFYRQIADGAEEAGLAYRPHHLSPGEMADDGKGALLRLYADHAEEELRRGSTVVGPHRDDVEFALNGRVIRHHGSQGQQRSFVLALKMAEIDYLERLHGAPPVLLLDDISSELDRQRNANLMAFLRERRMQVFITTTDVSSLRLEGIDTRASFHVSRGTVTLC; from the coding sequence ATGCTCGTGACAAAGATCCAGATCCGCTCGTTCCGCAACATCGCCGAAGAGGAAATCTGCTTCAACGAGCGGTTCAACATCCTTCACGGCGCCAACGGCCAGGGAAAGACCTCGATCCTGGAGGCGATCTACCTCCTCGGCACCATGAAGTCGTTCCGGCTGGCCCGGACCCCCGATCTGATCTCCTGGAACACTCCGTACTCAGTGGTGGAGGGGTGGGTTCAGCGGGACGGAGTACGGCGGGAGATCGCCCTCTACCTGGGGCGCGAGGGACGCAAGGCCCGCATCGACCGAAAACCGGTCGTCCGCCTCGCCGATTTCTTTGGCGCCGTGAACGCCGTGGTCTTCTCCCCGGAGGAGATCGGCATGGTCCGGGGGGGGCCGGAGCTGCGGCGGCGCTACCTCGACCGGGCCATCTTCAGCGGCGATCTCGGGTATCTTCTCCTCTACCACGAGTACCAGCGGCTCCTCAAGCAGCGCAACGCCTTCCTGAAACGGGGGGAGCGGGCAGGACTGGATATCTGGACCGACCAACTGGCGGAGGCGGGGGCGCGGCTCATGGCGAAGCGCCTGGAATACCTTGCGAACCTCGAGCCGCTGGTCCGCCACTTCTACCGGCAGATTGCCGACGGTGCCGAAGAGGCGGGGCTCGCCTACCGTCCCCACCACCTCTCCCCCGGGGAGATGGCTGACGACGGCAAGGGGGCGCTGCTGCGGCTCTATGCCGATCATGCCGAGGAGGAACTTCGCCGGGGGAGCACCGTGGTCGGTCCCCACCGGGACGACGTGGAGTTCGCCCTGAACGGCCGGGTGATCCGACACCACGGATCCCAGGGACAGCAGCGCAGTTTCGTGCTTGCCCTCAAGATGGCTGAGATCGACTACCTGGAGCGGCTCCACGGCGCGCCGCCGGTGCTCCTCCTCGACGACATCTCGTCGGAGCTGGACCGGCAGCGCAACGCCAACCTGATGGCGTTCCTCCGGGAGAGGCGGATGCAGGTCTTCATCACCACCACCGATGTTTCATCCCTCCGCCTGGAGGGAATCGACACCCGCGCGTCGTTTCATGTTTCACGTGGAACCGTGACGCTTTGCTAG
- a CDS encoding HEAT repeat domain-containing protein → MERHRTIDTTLRERRDILDLLERLKKESITVDEMEEIGTRLKKAGRRALSPLVRRLWQERSGDLISRYTYLLDFFEDEPWLDQLITITISRTDLEDEARAVLLSALAGYGVDVSAPPFARILDETGGPLRVTLPRLLDKGEKGVMMFMEDFVAYDVEAQRAIVRELGRVDDHRVVEIFAVLLGFDEPETLREVLETLGRIRTPEAAALLRRFVAGAPEEQRSLAERSLRRLSFLGLGPEPVAAEGPLLPFHAAYASPVDAAGLSCVMVARWRGEERLDTLFMELHESEGMREAWGWSGITPEEYGKILAENRVEEALVAVEPAHGAELVRDAIHRSVAAGFYLPPEFYVRQRIFAGVDLTPALYVPSFAGKDLEQFALPWRMAGTEELLQDWFYDGWFVFTGRTRLLAEELERQGDDPFGRQDEAGIDRFLERWCREQVVPRMDRLVRRLFLTADLLARSGREELLVEQTLAAAVTLSRGTVAPHRHPFVRRWLVDLIMMVREARAEGYEFPSPDHDDDDGDELE, encoded by the coding sequence ATGGAACGACACCGCACCATCGACACGACCCTTCGGGAGCGTCGGGATATCCTCGACCTTCTGGAGCGGCTGAAAAAGGAATCCATAACGGTCGACGAGATGGAGGAGATCGGCACCCGGCTCAAGAAGGCGGGGCGCCGGGCCCTCTCCCCCCTGGTCCGCCGCCTCTGGCAGGAGCGGAGCGGCGACCTCATCTCGCGCTATACCTACCTCCTCGACTTCTTCGAGGACGAACCGTGGCTCGATCAGCTCATCACCATCACCATCTCCCGCACGGATCTGGAGGATGAGGCCCGTGCGGTGCTCCTGTCGGCCCTGGCGGGGTACGGGGTCGACGTCTCCGCCCCCCCCTTCGCCCGAATCCTGGACGAGACGGGGGGACCGCTGCGGGTGACCCTCCCCCGCCTCCTCGACAAGGGGGAGAAGGGGGTGATGATGTTCATGGAGGACTTCGTCGCCTACGACGTGGAGGCCCAGCGGGCCATCGTCCGGGAGCTGGGCCGGGTGGACGACCACCGGGTGGTGGAGATCTTCGCCGTCCTCCTCGGCTTTGACGAGCCGGAGACCCTCCGGGAGGTGCTGGAGACCCTCGGGCGGATCCGGACCCCTGAGGCGGCGGCACTGCTGCGTCGCTTCGTGGCGGGGGCGCCGGAGGAGCAGCGCTCCCTGGCGGAGCGGAGCCTGCGGCGCCTGAGCTTTCTCGGCCTCGGGCCGGAGCCGGTTGCCGCCGAGGGTCCCCTCCTCCCCTTCCATGCCGCCTACGCGAGCCCCGTGGATGCCGCCGGCCTCAGCTGCGTCATGGTGGCGCGGTGGCGCGGCGAGGAGCGGCTCGACACCCTCTTCATGGAGCTCCACGAGAGCGAGGGGATGCGGGAGGCCTGGGGATGGAGCGGGATCACCCCCGAGGAGTATGGGAAGATCCTCGCCGAAAACCGGGTCGAGGAGGCCTTGGTGGCGGTGGAGCCGGCCCATGGGGCGGAACTCGTCCGGGACGCCATCCACCGCAGCGTGGCAGCCGGCTTCTACCTCCCCCCCGAGTTCTACGTCCGGCAGCGGATCTTTGCCGGCGTCGACCTGACGCCGGCCCTCTACGTCCCCTCCTTCGCCGGGAAGGATCTTGAGCAGTTCGCCCTGCCGTGGCGGATGGCCGGGACGGAGGAGCTGCTGCAGGACTGGTTCTACGACGGCTGGTTCGTCTTCACCGGGCGCACCCGGCTCCTGGCCGAAGAGCTGGAGCGGCAGGGGGATGACCCCTTCGGCCGGCAGGACGAGGCGGGAATCGACCGGTTCCTGGAGCGGTGGTGCCGGGAGCAGGTGGTTCCCCGCATGGACCGGCTCGTCCGGCGCCTCTTCCTCACCGCCGACCTCCTGGCGCGGTCGGGGCGGGAGGAGCTCCTCGTGGAGCAGACCCTGGCGGCGGCGGTCACCCTCTCCCGCGGGACGGTGGCGCCTCACCGGCACCCCTTTGTGCGGCGCTGGCTGGTGGATCTGATCATGATGGTGCGGGAGGCCCGGGCCGAGGGGTACGAATTCCCCTCCCCCGACCATGACGACGATGACGGTGACGAGCTGGAGTAG